From Candidatus Neomarinimicrobiota bacterium, the proteins below share one genomic window:
- a CDS encoding alpha/beta hydrolase, which produces MAKTRYEEMTLQYGRDEILIRIDRPERESDVVLVLGHGYYHDMEDDLLQYLAQKLPEEGLLVARFNYPFAHKRWKGLPHASKWVPFYQKVLERIQTESFIPENSYYFTGGKSLSALVSASLPDHQDTGKIFLGAPLEIRKGFLRWPVSPEPFLKQSVPMLFVQGSEDRYAPRRKVELLMGKLNPRGHLLLIPGADHSLKIQNQQNRSQKEVYQEISDIILWFVSESLRKKLKKN; this is translated from the coding sequence ATGGCGAAAACACGATATGAGGAAATGACTCTGCAATATGGCAGAGATGAAATTTTGATTCGTATTGACCGTCCGGAGCGGGAATCGGATGTGGTTTTGGTGTTGGGACATGGGTACTACCATGATATGGAGGATGATTTATTACAGTATCTGGCACAAAAACTGCCGGAAGAAGGACTTTTGGTAGCCCGGTTTAATTACCCCTTTGCCCATAAACGGTGGAAAGGACTCCCCCATGCTTCCAAATGGGTCCCTTTTTATCAGAAGGTATTGGAACGTATTCAGACAGAATCTTTTATCCCTGAAAATTCCTATTATTTTACCGGTGGGAAATCCCTCAGTGCCCTGGTTTCAGCCTCTTTACCGGATCATCAGGATACGGGAAAGATATTTCTCGGGGCACCCCTTGAAATCCGAAAAGGTTTTCTCCGCTGGCCTGTCAGTCCTGAACCTTTTTTAAAGCAATCCGTTCCCATGCTTTTTGTTCAGGGAAGTGAAGACCGCTATGCACCCCGGCGGAAGGTGGAACTTCTCATGGGTAAACTGAATCCCCGGGGACATCTTCTCCTGATTCCCGGTGCAGATCACTCCCTGAAAATCCAAAATCAGCAAAACCGGTCACAAAAAGAAGTATATCAGGAAATTTCTGATATTATTTTATGGTTTGTCAGCGAATCCCTCAGGAAAAAGCTGAAGAAAAACTAA
- a CDS encoding ABC transporter ATP-binding protein, with protein MWWNEDDSFEDEGSNIPSTRNIFKKVYPFIRPYRTIFIGAFFLALTGVFLILLQPRILMYIVDKAIPSDSYRPVRNGALLYLGTMVLSAIVGFFSSWLLQLAGVRAISDIKIKLFDHLMTLGLPYLEKYPVGKLVSRIESDAQRLISLTSTMMQRVLMAAGMLVGAMVMLLIVDYRLFLIVAAVLPVVITGTYFLFKYLRPFFREERARYATISGIVAEFLKSVSILQIFNRKHWAARRLEKENESYRRFAAKIAYVEYGIFRGLAFMEVLVTMAVLIFGSKWISAGTMTIGTLILFSQYIAQIYWPIIMLSEQLGEIQRAGGAADRIFNTLEMKPVLPDVPDPLPFPDEIRRIEFKNVSYGYEQDKPVLKNISFDVHAGQSVAIVGPTGGGKTTILSLLCRFRDPDEGAVYINGTDIRRFAVQDLRHHFGLVLQDLYLFPASVKENLMAFREDIPEDQIHHAIQVSRIDSVLFQRGISIHDNLAEGGKDLSYGQRQLLAVARALTVNPSILILDEATSSVDPGTEQKIQHAINTLIEERTSFIVAHRLSTIRHCDIILFIRDGKIMEMGNHDELMMKEGFYYDLIMKQREGVA; from the coding sequence ATGTGGTGGAATGAGGACGATTCATTTGAAGATGAGGGGAGCAACATCCCTTCGACCCGAAACATTTTTAAAAAGGTATATCCATTTATCCGGCCATACCGGACTATTTTTATCGGGGCCTTTTTTCTGGCATTAACCGGTGTGTTTCTCATACTTCTTCAACCCCGCATCCTCATGTACATCGTAGATAAAGCCATCCCATCCGACAGCTATCGGCCGGTCCGCAATGGTGCTCTCCTCTATTTGGGCACCATGGTTTTATCCGCCATTGTCGGTTTTTTTTCCTCCTGGCTCCTGCAATTAGCCGGTGTCCGGGCAATCAGTGACATCAAAATCAAGCTTTTTGACCATTTAATGACCCTTGGACTCCCTTACCTGGAAAAATATCCTGTAGGCAAGCTGGTTAGTCGGATTGAATCCGATGCCCAGCGTCTTATTTCCCTGACATCCACCATGATGCAACGGGTTCTCATGGCGGCTGGAATGCTTGTGGGTGCCATGGTCATGTTGCTCATTGTGGATTACCGGCTTTTTTTGATTGTTGCAGCGGTATTGCCGGTGGTCATCACCGGGACATATTTTCTGTTTAAATATCTACGGCCGTTTTTCCGTGAGGAACGTGCCCGTTATGCCACCATCAGTGGAATTGTGGCAGAATTTCTGAAATCGGTATCCATACTCCAGATTTTCAACCGGAAACACTGGGCTGCCCGGCGGCTGGAAAAAGAGAATGAATCCTACCGGCGCTTTGCGGCAAAAATAGCCTATGTAGAATACGGCATCTTCCGGGGACTCGCCTTTATGGAAGTCCTGGTAACTATGGCCGTGTTGATTTTTGGATCCAAATGGATCAGTGCCGGCACCATGACAATCGGGACCCTGATTCTCTTTTCACAATACATTGCTCAAATTTACTGGCCAATTATCATGCTGAGCGAACAACTAGGGGAAATTCAACGGGCAGGCGGTGCTGCAGACCGCATTTTCAACACACTTGAAATGAAACCGGTCCTCCCTGATGTACCGGATCCTCTCCCCTTTCCTGATGAAATCCGCCGGATTGAGTTCAAAAACGTGTCTTATGGTTATGAACAGGATAAACCGGTCCTGAAAAATATTTCGTTCGACGTTCATGCCGGCCAGTCTGTAGCCATTGTAGGTCCAACCGGCGGCGGAAAAACAACGATCCTCAGTCTCTTGTGCCGCTTCAGAGATCCGGATGAGGGGGCTGTTTATATCAACGGGACAGATATCCGGCGCTTTGCCGTACAGGATTTGCGGCATCATTTCGGTCTGGTGCTTCAGGATCTTTACCTTTTCCCGGCTTCCGTGAAGGAAAATCTCATGGCTTTCCGTGAGGATATCCCCGAAGATCAGATTCACCATGCCATACAGGTAAGCCGCATCGATTCCGTCCTTTTTCAACGGGGAATTTCCATCCATGACAATCTGGCTGAAGGGGGAAAAGATCTTTCTTACGGACAACGGCAACTTCTGGCTGTGGCACGGGCCCTTACCGTGAACCCTTCCATCCTTATTCTGGATGAAGCAACTTCCTCTGTGGATCCCGGAACCGAACAAAAAATCCAACACGCCATCAATACCCTCATCGAAGAGCGGACAAGTTTCATTGTAGCCCATCGTCTGTCCACCATCCGGCATTGCGATATCATCCTTTTTATCCGGGATGGCAAAATTATGGAGATGGGTAATCATGACGAACTGATGATGAAAGAAGGATTTTATTATGACCTGATCATGAAACAACGGGAGGGTGTGGCATGA